The sequence below is a genomic window from Nostoc flagelliforme CCNUN1.
CAAAACCGTACACCTTTACCTATATGGGTAGCACTTTTATGGATAGGAATTAATGCTTTAGGTTTTGCTACTCATTACTTCTTCAGCCTCACCCTTTGCACTGAAGCCGTAGTTTTGATTTTTCTTGGTTGGCTTCAATTGCAGACTAGCAGCAAATTTTCTCTTTTCTTCTCTCCTCCTTGGCGGCGCATCTATGCCGTTGCTACAGGTACTTGTGTGGCGGGTTTAATTTGGGTACCAATCTTTTTAGAGAATAGAAATCGTGATAATTTGACCGACTGGATTCGAGGTTCGCGCGTCGGGCTAGATTGGTTAAGCCCAATTTTTCAAGCTTTAGGAACATTGATTGCAATGATTTCCCTGTTACCAGTTGAATCTTCACAGCTATTGGTTGTGATTCCTTCTGGAGTGGTGATGCTGACTTTCTTTATTTGGGCAGTACCAATTTTGCTGCGTGGGATCAAGATTCAACTACAGCACCCAGAAAATCGGATTATGATTCAGGCGTTTGCTGGAGTCGCGATCAGTGCGATCGCCTTATTTTTTATCTTTACGTACTTTTTGGGTATTGACCTGACCAGGGGTGCTAGATATAACTTTGTTTACTTTCCCGCGATCGTTGTTTTACTAGGCGCAAGTCTCGCAGTTTGTTGGAATCCTCCCAAGGAATTGATGGAAAGAGAACAAGGGAAAAATGGGATAAAAAGCATAGGTAAATGGGGAATAAATGGTAAAAAAGCCGTGATGTTAATTTGGCTAATGGGATTTTTCAGTGCAGTTACAGTAATCTGCAATCTCGGCTATCAAAAATATTATCGCCCTGACCTGTTTGTGCAACTAATTCAACAAATATCCCCAGTACCAGTAATGATTGCCACTACTCACAAAACTTATGTACACACTGGGGAAATGATGGGAGTTGCTAGGGAGATTAAACTTGCAAATTCACTCCAAAAACCTCTATTTCTCCTTGCCCATCAAGACAAAAACCCGAATACTTCCACCATTGCTCTGGAAAATACTTTAAATAAATTACCACGACCTTTTGACTTGTGGCTGGTAAACTTTCACGCACCC
It includes:
- a CDS encoding glycosyltransferase family 39 protein; the protein is MRVFFQGAFYFYRKIISLLAVYASRFVPIVDASSTSQRKHWHNWQVHLPPSWVHPLLNLMWLIIGISLRLANLTAKPPWTDEFATLVFSLGNTFLSVPLDQAIASDILLQPLQLNPAASIGDVVHNLATQDNHPPLYFVLAYLWMKLFSSDGGLVSLFAARLLPALIGAASIPCFYVLGRVAFRSNLVGHLTAAMMAVSPYGVFLAQEARHYTLAMLWVIGSLICLVIATRHIQNRTPLPIWVALLWIGINALGFATHYFFSLTLCTEAVVLIFLGWLQLQTSSKFSLFFSPPWRRIYAVATGTCVAGLIWVPIFLENRNRDNLTDWIRGSRVGLDWLSPIFQALGTLIAMISLLPVESSQLLVVIPSGVVMLTFFIWAVPILLRGIKIQLQHPENRIMIQAFAGVAISAIALFFIFTYFLGIDLTRGARYNFVYFPAIVVLLGASLAVCWNPPKELMEREQGKNGIKSIGKWGINGKKAVMLIWLMGFFSAVTVICNLGYQKYYRPDLFVQLIQQISPVPVMIATTHKTYVHTGEMMGVAREIKLANSLQKPLFLLAHQDKNPNTSTIALENTLNKLPRPFDLWLVNFHAPVAEAVKTCVMSDTQSMPSIDGYEYKLYHCQ